A part of Olleya sp. Bg11-27 genomic DNA contains:
- a CDS encoding M48 family metallopeptidase: MKFKNTIVVTLTLVMFLSCATNPFTGKKTLAFVSNTELFPTAFAQYNQVLTESKVETGTSRADMIKRVGQRIAVAAERWLNANGQEGYLSDYKWEYNLIDEDIVNAWCMPGGKIVFYTGILPVAENESAVAAIMGHEVAHALANHGQQRMSAGMIQQGLSVAGNVALANDEKKLGIFNQSYGVVSNVGGMLPFSRSHETEADRIGLYLTAIAGYNPDEAANLWRRMAEASGGEAPPEFLSTHPANQTRIDNLTALAPAAKAEAKKFGVSSFRPLGKY; the protein is encoded by the coding sequence ATGAAATTTAAGAATACAATAGTTGTAACATTAACATTGGTGATGTTTTTGTCATGTGCTACTAATCCATTTACTGGAAAAAAGACACTTGCATTTGTGTCTAATACAGAGTTGTTTCCAACTGCATTTGCACAATATAATCAGGTATTGACAGAAAGTAAAGTAGAAACGGGTACGTCTCGTGCCGATATGATTAAACGTGTAGGTCAGCGTATTGCTGTAGCTGCAGAACGTTGGTTAAATGCTAATGGACAAGAAGGTTATTTAAGTGACTATAAATGGGAGTATAACTTAATTGATGAGGATATTGTCAATGCTTGGTGTATGCCAGGAGGTAAGATTGTATTTTACACAGGTATTTTACCTGTTGCCGAAAACGAATCTGCAGTTGCTGCTATTATGGGACATGAGGTCGCACACGCATTAGCAAATCATGGACAACAACGTATGAGTGCAGGTATGATCCAACAAGGGTTGTCTGTTGCAGGTAATGTAGCATTGGCAAATGATGAAAAAAAATTAGGGATTTTTAATCAGTCGTATGGAGTTGTCTCTAATGTTGGAGGAATGTTGCCTTTTAGTAGAAGTCATGAAACAGAAGCGGATAGAATTGGATTATACTTAACGGCTATCGCTGGTTATAATCCAGATGAAGCTGCAAATTTATGGAGACGTATGGCAGAAGCAAGTGGAGGAGAAGCGCCACCAGAGTTTTTAAGTACACACCCTGCAAATCAAACACGTATTGATAATTTAACAGCATTAGCACCAGCTGCTAAAGCTGAAGCAAAAAAGTTTGGAGTTTCAAGTTTTAGACCTTTAGGGAAATACTAA
- a CDS encoding MFS transporter, with product MAHLEKGSKKLLNAWAFYDWANSVYTLTIASSIFPIFYSALFVSQVEKTVPAFGMVFKSTALITYVTAFTFLIVAFTSPILSGIADYVGNKKNFMKFFCYVGGIGCIGLYYFSIESIHMSLVFYFMGLIGYWGSLVFYNSYLPDIAYPEQQDSISAKGFSLGYIGSVVLLLLNLAMVMKPDWFGFDISISESLRSTGTEVEIADALTKAKNAASFEAMRISFITVGLWWILFSQYSFYVLPKGVSKGHKVTRAVVFNGLKELRLVWIELKKDLRLKRYLIAFFVFSMAVQTIMLVAVYFGEEEIDWGGADAKTQGLIVSILVIQLVAVLGAFLTSVASSKFGNIKTLIIVNVVWMLLCFYAYFMETPMQFYLAAGFVGLVMGGVQSLARSTYSKFLPETEDTTSYFSFYDVAEKIGIVIGMVIFATIDQITGSMRNAILFLFVFFLIGIILLFRVPKEGGLN from the coding sequence ATGGCACATTTGGAAAAAGGAAGTAAAAAATTACTTAATGCTTGGGCATTCTATGATTGGGCAAATTCGGTTTATACGTTAACAATAGCATCTTCGATATTTCCTATTTTTTATTCAGCACTATTTGTATCCCAAGTAGAAAAAACGGTGCCTGCATTTGGAATGGTCTTTAAAAGTACCGCATTAATAACGTATGTGACTGCATTTACGTTTTTGATTGTTGCATTTACATCACCAATATTATCGGGTATTGCAGATTATGTAGGGAATAAGAAAAATTTCATGAAATTTTTCTGTTACGTCGGAGGTATTGGTTGTATTGGTTTGTACTATTTTAGTATAGAATCTATTCATATGAGTCTAGTGTTTTATTTTATGGGGTTAATTGGATATTGGGGGAGTTTGGTGTTTTATAACTCATATTTACCAGATATAGCTTATCCAGAACAGCAGGATAGTATTAGTGCAAAAGGATTTAGTTTAGGATACATTGGTAGCGTTGTATTGTTATTATTAAACCTTGCAATGGTGATGAAACCAGATTGGTTTGGGTTTGATATTAGTATTTCAGAATCTTTAAGAAGTACGGGGACAGAGGTGGAAATTGCCGATGCTTTGACCAAAGCTAAAAATGCAGCCTCTTTTGAAGCCATGCGAATCTCTTTTATAACAGTAGGTTTGTGGTGGATTTTGTTTAGCCAATATTCATTTTATGTTTTACCTAAAGGGGTGTCAAAAGGACATAAAGTAACTAGAGCAGTTGTTTTTAATGGCTTAAAAGAGTTGAGGTTGGTTTGGATTGAGTTAAAGAAAGATCTAAGACTTAAACGGTACTTAATCGCTTTTTTTGTGTTTAGTATGGCGGTACAAACGATTATGTTAGTTGCGGTGTATTTTGGAGAAGAAGAAATTGATTGGGGAGGGGCAGATGCTAAAACGCAAGGTTTAATTGTCAGTATATTAGTTATTCAACTGGTAGCCGTTCTAGGTGCTTTTTTGACGTCCGTTGCCTCTTCAAAATTTGGGAATATTAAAACACTTATTATTGTAAATGTCGTTTGGATGCTATTGTGTTTTTACGCCTATTTTATGGAAACGCCTATGCAGTTTTATTTAGCTGCTGGGTTTGTTGGTTTAGTGATGGGAGGCGTGCAAAGTTTAGCTCGTTCGACGTACTCTAAGTTTTTACCAGAAACAGAGGATACCACCTCTTATTTTAGTTTTTATGATGTTGCGGAAAAAATTGGAATTGTAATTGGAATGGTGATTTTTGCTACTATAGATCAAATAACAGGAAGTATGCGTAATGCTATCTTGTTTTTATTCGTGTTCTTTTTAATAGGAATTATTTTACTGTTTAGAGTTCCAAAAGAAGGGGGATTAAATTAA
- a CDS encoding glycoside hydrolase family 31 protein, producing the protein MIVNTELEQKGNMFPSKFVSFKKDVDTLYFSTDNNVVLQLTVFRDSVLRFRYTTTGTFDNDFSYAITKYASKGYNHLEIIENEEEYHIITSKLLCKIAKENLRIRIYDVKDNTLINEDEIGFHWEESYEYGGNIVKMSKTINDRESYFGLGDKPEHLNLKGKRFENWVTDSYAFGKQTDPIYKAIPFFTGLHHNKAYGIFFDNTFRTYFDFGQERRNVTSFWAQGGEMNYYFIYGPKMNDVVESYTDLTGKPHQLPPLWALGFHQCKWSYYPEANVKEITNKFRELQIPCDAIYLDIDYMDGFRCFTWNKEYFPDPKRMVKELLDDGFKTVAIIDPGIKIDHEYSVFKEALEKDYFCKRADGPYMKGKVWPGECYFPDFTKPEVRDWWSGLFKELVEDIGVQGVWNDMNEPAVMEVPNKTFPDDVRHDYDGNRCSHRKAHNVYGMQMARATYHGMKKFNYPKRPFVITRAAYSGTQRYTSTWTGDNVATWEHLSIANIQAQRMAMSGFSFAGSDIGGFAEQPQGELYTRWIQLGVFHPFCRVHSSGDHGDQEPWAFDDDVTDIVRKFIELRYQLLPYLYTAFWKLIEHGTPLLQSLVLFDQEDQQTHYRTDEFVYGNQILVCPIQEPNAKGRRMYIPRGSWYNFWTDEYVEGGKEKWVDAEIDSMPMFIKEGAIIPKFPVQQYVGEIEIEELALEVYYKLGKEVSELYDDAHDGYDYTKGRYSFRTFKLTGKANELIIQQHKEGKYEASYKTFKLNIHGLPFQIKEIQIDNEIISLEHLKVNGTVSMVIDKKFSEIHLIGN; encoded by the coding sequence ATGATTGTAAATACCGAATTAGAACAAAAAGGAAACATGTTTCCATCAAAGTTCGTCTCTTTCAAAAAAGATGTCGATACTTTATATTTTTCAACAGATAATAATGTGGTCCTTCAATTAACTGTTTTTAGAGACAGTGTCTTACGATTTAGATATACAACGACAGGGACTTTTGATAATGATTTTTCGTATGCTATTACTAAATACGCGAGTAAAGGATATAATCATTTAGAGATTATAGAAAATGAAGAGGAATACCATATCATTACCTCTAAATTACTATGTAAAATTGCAAAAGAAAATTTAAGAATACGTATTTATGATGTTAAGGATAATACCTTAATTAATGAAGATGAAATTGGTTTTCATTGGGAAGAAAGCTACGAGTATGGTGGTAACATTGTCAAAATGAGTAAAACCATAAACGACCGTGAAAGCTACTTTGGATTAGGAGATAAACCAGAACATTTAAATTTAAAAGGAAAACGTTTTGAAAACTGGGTAACAGATTCTTATGCCTTTGGAAAACAAACAGACCCAATATATAAAGCTATTCCATTTTTTACAGGATTACATCATAACAAAGCCTATGGTATTTTCTTTGATAATACCTTTAGAACCTATTTCGATTTTGGTCAGGAAAGACGAAATGTAACAAGTTTTTGGGCACAAGGAGGAGAGATGAATTATTACTTTATCTACGGGCCTAAAATGAATGATGTGGTGGAAAGTTATACCGATTTGACAGGAAAGCCACACCAATTACCACCACTTTGGGCATTAGGGTTTCATCAATGTAAATGGAGTTACTATCCTGAAGCTAATGTCAAAGAAATTACCAACAAGTTTAGAGAGTTACAAATACCATGTGATGCCATTTACTTGGATATCGATTATATGGATGGTTTTAGATGCTTTACTTGGAATAAAGAGTATTTTCCAGATCCTAAACGTATGGTGAAAGAGTTATTGGATGATGGTTTTAAAACAGTCGCTATTATAGATCCAGGTATTAAAATTGATCACGAATATTCTGTGTTTAAGGAAGCATTAGAAAAAGACTATTTCTGTAAACGTGCTGATGGTCCTTACATGAAAGGAAAAGTATGGCCAGGAGAATGTTATTTCCCAGATTTCACTAAACCAGAAGTTAGAGATTGGTGGTCAGGTTTATTCAAAGAATTAGTAGAAGATATTGGCGTGCAAGGGGTTTGGAATGATATGAATGAGCCTGCTGTTATGGAAGTCCCAAACAAAACATTTCCTGATGATGTTAGACATGATTATGATGGTAACCGTTGTAGTCATAGAAAAGCGCATAATGTTTATGGTATGCAAATGGCGCGAGCGACGTACCATGGAATGAAAAAATTTAATTACCCTAAACGTCCGTTTGTTATAACCAGAGCAGCGTATTCAGGAACGCAACGTTATACGTCTACTTGGACAGGAGATAATGTGGCCACTTGGGAACATTTAAGTATTGCAAATATCCAAGCACAGCGTATGGCGATGTCTGGATTTAGTTTTGCAGGAAGTGATATTGGTGGTTTTGCTGAACAGCCTCAAGGCGAATTATATACACGTTGGATTCAGTTAGGCGTATTTCATCCCTTTTGTCGTGTGCATTCTTCAGGAGACCATGGTGATCAAGAACCTTGGGCATTTGATGATGATGTTACTGACATTGTTAGAAAATTTATTGAACTACGTTACCAATTGTTACCGTACTTATATACCGCATTCTGGAAGCTGATAGAACATGGGACACCATTATTACAATCACTAGTCTTATTCGATCAAGAAGACCAACAAACGCATTATAGAACAGATGAATTTGTATACGGAAATCAAATATTGGTGTGTCCAATTCAAGAGCCAAATGCAAAAGGGCGTAGAATGTATATCCCAAGAGGAAGTTGGTATAATTTCTGGACAGATGAATATGTTGAAGGCGGAAAAGAAAAATGGGTGGATGCTGAAATAGACAGTATGCCAATGTTTATAAAAGAAGGGGCAATCATTCCTAAGTTTCCTGTGCAACAATATGTTGGCGAAATTGAAATAGAAGAATTAGCATTGGAAGTCTATTATAAATTAGGAAAAGAAGTGTCTGAGTTGTATGATGATGCGCATGATGGTTATGATTATACTAAAGGGCGTTATAGTTTCAGAACGTTTAAACTAACTGGTAAGGCTAACGAGTTAATTATACAGCAACATAAAGAAGGAAAGTATGAAGCCTCATACAAGACCTTTAAACTAAATATTCATGGTTTACCATTTCAAATAAAAGAGATTCAAATTGATAATGAAATCATCTCATTGGAGCATTTAAAAGTAAACGGAACAGTGTCTATGGTTATTGATAAAAAGTTTTCTGAAATTCATTTAATCGGGAACTAA